DNA sequence from the Vicia villosa cultivar HV-30 ecotype Madison, WI linkage group LG3, Vvil1.0, whole genome shotgun sequence genome:
aggcaccaacgtttgctgctcgtcgtcggattcctcgttgaccatgtcgtcaaattcagtttccagatcgtcttcttcctcgtcaATGACGTCAACCTCGTCTTGCTCGTTAACTGGCgggtcaataacttgtgactggacaacattagtttcttgtgtctcaacctgAAGAGTAACGTACAGTTCGATGGAATCCAACCCAGAGTATTCGTGGGTGGTAAACATATCTTGCAAGTCTTCGTCATTGGCAATCTCCATCtcgtaaaacttgacggtgttgtcttcattgaaattgggacattggtaaaaaacgcttgcaataggacccattgcaatcttagagtatagtcgctgaatgaagtacgaaaatgttgctcttttgctcaacaacaatggtacaacctgagtgtttctcatcacaaaaccggctatctCATGAGAGTAGGTCTCACCGTTCAGATGGGCATGCACAAGGTACTGGGTTGATGAAGTCATTTTGACTGGGAAAGTGTTTGGGTGTTGTAAGCTCAAGTCAGATTGGATAAAATTGTTGGTGTGGGCTGTAACGTTTAGAAAATATTGGGTGGCCTTATAAATTGTGCTTCTTACATCCTTGCCAACAGTTAGACACGCTAATCTATGTCAAGTACCCCATCACGCGTCTGCATAtgtcctgaaacgattcctgataagattcctgcaacgattcctgataagattcctgcaacgattccccctagacaaagcatgcatgcagccctacatctagcagctagttctgaaataaatatatatatatatatatatatatatatatatatatatatatatatatatatttatttatatttatatatatatataaatatttattgataTTGACGTACTTATTTattcatgtatatatatatatataaatatttatttataattatatatttatttatttatatatatatatatcaatatttatttatatttatataattatttatatatatatataaatatttatttatgtatatatatagttatttatttatatatgtcatgTACCCCAGCATGCGTCTGCATAtgtcctgaaacgattcctgataagattcctgcaacgattcctgataagattcctgcaacgattccccctagacaaagcatgcatgcagccctacatctagcagctagttctgaaataaatatatatatatatatatatatatatatatatatatatatatatatatatatatatatttatatttatatatatatataaatatttattgataTTGACGTACTTATTTattcatgtatatatatataaatatttatttataattatatatttatttatttatatatatatatatatcaatatttatttatatttatataattatttatatatatatatataaatatttatttatgtatatatatagttatttatttatatatgtcatgTACCCCAGCATGCGTCTGCATAtgtcctgaaacgattcctgataagattcctgcaacgattcctgataagattcctgcaacgattccccctagacaaagcatgcatgcagccctacatctagcagctagttctgaaacaaatatatatatatttatttatatttatatatttatttatttattactatattcatatatatatatatatatatattcatatatatatatatatatatatatatatatttatatatatatatatatatatataaatatatataaatatttatttatatttatatatttatttatttatgtttatttatttatttacttacatAGCGTAAttaatcttcaaaaaaaccatAATTAACACAACGAccacattaattttaattgaacGATCCGGTTTTGGCAACCCAAAACAACCGCTATATCACAATATTACAttgcaaaataacaaataaaaacttgtagtacacgctcgatcattgcaacaaagaaaacaacacttaatctaaactactcaagtatcactgcaagaacaagtggatcttcgacgcctcggttaacctctccactgtatgtccaaaacattagatctacgtccacatcgtctttcacacggtcccaataatacatgtaggtgccttctggattattatccgtcaacgtaatgtatggacaacggtaatctatctgtttaacttttcgggtcggaccatctagttgacgaaacccagtgttgatggctctaacaattctctggaaattccagtgggggttaaggcagacacgcatgtgcctaccttcctcaaaaaaaacgacagcccaaactgagttcattttttagtgtttgcagtaagaatgaagaaagagttggtacttcaactccacacactcATACCTATATTTATAGGGGGTGAAATACGGAGGAAAATAactttgttaattattaataacttaaatactaatAGGAAACTTGgtaatgttaaaaaaacatttcattaaaATATGCTCAGAGCATTTAATTGGACGGTACAGAAGTAATTGAAAGGGTAAAGAAATTGCGACACCTAGGAAATTACAACGGTtaggacaatgtcttctctgtcctccatcattcgagtgcattgaatgtcgtcctccatagtctcccaccaacgctgtctttcaagaaaaacaccgccccttgttctaagtctcttgatagatctgatttgttcgcctggactcCACTCTCCGTCCAAAAACCTTAAGAgggttctcttaagctggtccatggtTTGAATGTTCCAAAACAACACCTGCATAGGGggtttgacggcagagaaaatGACGTATCCAGTCCTTCGACGATAGTCCGGTTGATAGTCGAAACGCCTCACAGGGGGTGGAGGCTCTGTAGTTCGGTGCgagctatctggccttattcgagatctcattttttgCTTGTGTGTACTATGCAGGCGAATAGCTTATGCCAAGAGGCAATTGGAATAGACTTGGTAGAAGGAGCCGTTGGTGCTAGGGGGCAAGGTGTTAACCTCAAGAGGTTAAAGGCGCATTATAAAAATTTTCACTTgaatgatgcgtctccccaagagaccatactgcAGAAAACTAGGTGTTATATATTGTTGcttattggaaacgttttgttcccgGATAGCACGGGTAACACGgttaactttatgtatcttcgtttgcTAATGGATTTTAGTAGAGTTGGTCTGTACAGCTGGGGGTCTGCGGTACTGGCTACCTTGTACCAGTCACTATGCAAAAACGCGGTTGCTGAGTcctgcacattctatggatgcgccctgttggtccaggtgtgggggtggtggaggatgcccatactggccccggttaacaacggaagttgggactttccgtatgccttgaggtaagtttttagtataccattttctccttacacattctactccattctaactggatgattatatttttgttgtagatattgtgtgaaaaaaatggacttccaacttaatccgcggtcaaatatcacaatgtaccgcacgctaattgatcaccttggaccccatcaagtattatctcttattcttttcttcttttttataagTATTTTCCGTAAAATTTTTTTCCCGAAGTAATGTATAAATCTCATGCATGcagttcatatggcgaccgtATCTCGAGTGTGAGTATGAGCCTAGAGCTTAGGATGCAGAAATCTGGACGACAAAGTGCTGCTTAATCCGGTACAACATAatagaaatgcatcaaagtgaccgggTGATGCTTCAATTTGGGATGCGCCAACGGATACCCGACCCTCctgttgacttgggagtgtggcacctaaGAAGAGTgaaccatcaatggacacaccaaaactggaaggattttgcacccgagCATCGCCAAATGTGGAAGAACCGTCGGCAGTATGTCCTAAACTTCCCCGTTagtgaccatgaaatgaaaccGTCTCCTGCgtacatgagttggtatcgtacagccACAACCCCTAACCTGTTTCTTGCAGCTCCATTCTATTTGAATGATCCCCGTGCACAGAACTacatcttgccacaacaacaacaaccagaagaagaaccacaacaacaacaacaagaacaacaacaactccggcAACATCAAAGACTTcagcaacgacaacaacaaagcctgcaacaacgccaacaacaactcccacaacagcaacgacaacaacaactccaggaacaacaacaaccccagcaacaacaacaaaatattttcagtaCTCCATCCCGTTCCGCACGCAACATCCGCCAATCGAATATGTTCCAATCCCAATCTCAACCATTACAAGGGAATGAAGACCGCCATCCTTCCTcggaccaatatcagacccaCTCACAACCATTCGGATTTGCAACATTTGTTGGGTCCTCTAGGGGATTCGGCCAAAACCTAACTCCCGGTTCAtctagccttcatcttagtcccgacgatggtcctcatggtgaatcctctTACCGTGGCGCCCCCTCCGGCTACGCAACACCTACAAACCAATTCGGCTTTAaccaaggtagttctagtgctgcgGGATGCTATGAACCGGAGGTCTTTTCCCACCCCACTCCACCACCACGAATAAACACATTTGAGGGAATGGGTagccgactttacaacagcggttttccggataattatgggggcgtcgacgaattcatagacagcgatccacgcgacatcccagtaccagcccccgtgacacaaacccaacaagaagcacaaaggggcaggggtaggggtagagctagggcaagaggcggtgtcaatattcgcggcggaatcaacgatcgcggtaaacgtCCAATTATAAGACCAGGttgcggaacggatggctatcttggtgatggacgtcattgatcatgttgttgtatttttcattaatctttggtatcgtttctgaaattaattgtaacctatgtttagtttttaaattatgttgtaatcgatgtttagttcttaaattatattttaatcgaTGTTACAATTTTGATTTTCGTTTCCTGCATTACATTTATAaggcaaaaaaaatatttttcaaatttaattctgtaaatattgtaacaaataaaataaaaaatttttttaagtttaatatattcaactaaaatgaaataaaaaaaaaatgaaaaaaaaaaattaaaaaaaaaaagccctAGAACtaaggcgccaaatggtttggcttctagggcaaaaaccctagacttatgcgccattccatttggcgcaaaccTTTAGGATTTTAGGGcatgccatttcatttggcgcatgctCCTACAATTTACACTAATACGCCATTTCGTTTGGCGCATTCAGTATACTGatatcccaaacctagacagtttggtaaataccctgaaaacatggtttttttcgtattttttttaacaaacttggtTATTTAAATTCAGTATATTGAATAATTAACATGCTTTTGAACCTCTGTAATGTAACTTATATTTTTTAATGCAATAACATCTAAATCTTattacatataaattttttaaaattgtgtcACCTAATATATTAAGAATGGATTTTagcattatatatattattatatttttaataatttgattacaTAATTGAGATATAAAAATGGTGTACCgtaattaattttcttttatagtaaggtttgttaaaaaaaaacatttttttaattacaaaattTAGAGATAAGTAGTTACTCTATATATTCACGGAATGATTGAATCTGAATCTATATATAAACCTGGTTGTCCTACGCACTAGCACTCTTCcattttttatgataaattagAAGCACTCTAGTCTACACATGTTAGTCTTAGTtgataatttaatattataatattaagtCATAAACTACTTTATAATTTAATGCAGAAGGGGCATTCAACCAAATTATTTCAGCATatgaattttaaaatgaaaaatatatgatGCGGTGGCCATAGCCTTCCCCAGTCATAACGTGGCTCCGTCAttgtcaatttttattttttgattattaagagtgaatttcatttcatttgattAATGCACCCTAGACGTAGACGACTTTGCACCAAATTGAATTAACAATTCTTGCGTTATTTAGTTTATGCATTTATCCTTCATGTTACGCAATTTCGTTGTCATACACATTGTTCCAACACTGTGTCTGTCATCTTGTCGTCTGTAGAACATAAATTCACTCTACCCTCCGCCCCACACCTCCTAAAAGAGGAGACAACTAGATCACCATATCTAGGAACCAGAGATAACATAAATTCACTCTACCCTCCGACCCGTCCCTCCTAAAAGAGGAGACAACTAGATCACCATGTCTAGGAACCAAGATATCCCGCCAAAGACTAGAGACTCTCAAGACAAGTCTCCACCTCCATTTAACCAAAAGTGCTAGATTAACAAATCGTAGACCCCTAACCGCCCAAACCACCTTTACTATTAGGTTTACAAACAACAACCCATATTACTCGGGAATTTTTGGTGTCTCCCTTCATCCATAGAACAAACAAGGATACCAACCTTAATATGAATAAACAACTAGCTAGTTCAAGGACTCCCATGCACTGAAAAATGCAGTGACGAATGCATGTTAATAATTAGCCTATTTAGCTATTACGTAActaattaagtttaattattcATTCTAATAACAATCAATTGGTAGTTTAATTATTCTTCATATTTAACACCATGCATATGAATGCTTCCCACACGGTTTTAACTAACTTAATTTTATCAAAATGTCTTTCTCACGCAAAGCcacattaattaaataattttctcaTTTAAGGAAACATATAGTGCTATAAATTGGAATGATGTAAAGCCAATTTTATTCCATGTAAAACAAGATAAGAGATAAGAATAAAAATCTAGTGCTATGGCAAAAACTAGTGCTTCAGTTTTTCTAGTTGTGCTTGTAGTAGCATTATTTCTTAATGGCTATAATGCTGCTGAGAGTGTACAAGGAGGTTATGAACCTGCGCCACCTAAAGCTGATCAACCTCCACCACCTACAGCTGATCAACCTCCACCAGGTAAAGCTGATGTTTACAAAATCTCTTAacctatttaaatatatttatatatttttcatttaactttcaaaaaaataatttatatgtatcaaataaatttataagTATGAAAATATTATGATATcaaattttatctttatttttacctttgtAACTTTGTGTATTGTTGTCATTATTGCAGCACCACCTAAAGCTGATCAACCTCCACCAGGTAAAGCTTATGTTTACAAAATCTCTTAATCTATTTAAGTATTATCCAGAATTCTATAGCAACTGTTTATCTTAAACCTAAAACCCTAATACTATGATCGGAGATTGACACATTGTGCctccattttcttttatttatatattcttCGTTTgtcgttaaatttttttttatatgtatcGAATAAATTTATGAGTATGAAAATATTATGATATCaaaatttatctttatttttacctttgtAATTAACTTTGTGTATTGTTGACATTATTGCAGCACCACCATCTGGCCAAAAACCTTGCTTTTTCGGAATATGTCCGATTTTCAACTGTGGAGCATTTTGTTTTGGAATAGGCTATGCTACCGGCGAGTGTACTTTGGTTATAAGGTGTTGTTGCTCTTGAAGAGTTTAAGAGATCTGTGTTTGATGATTGTACATTCTATACATGATTGTACAAGCACATCAACAAAGCGAGTCTTTAAGGTTCCTATTAAAATAAGTTGGAAAAACTCTATTGTAAGTTCAATTACGATGTAATTTCCAATATTTTGAATTGAGAGTAATAAAGCAAAATCGGCTCACAATTATCTTGATGATGTTATTGTTACATATATTATTCGACTAAATTAATCTTGACGGTTGTGTCATAATGTGATGTGAAAATATACATACATAATCAAACAACTAATAAAGGAAGAGATTATGATCGGCACAAAGATATTGGTTTGATTACAAATTTTAAGTATGTAGGATTTAGTAAATTGTTGTTAACAAAATTTTTAGATATCAGCTTTATGGTAAAGTTTATAGTTAGAGAGTTTAAACACGTTCTTTCGAGATTTAAAGTGCttaaaagtgagttggaaaaatcaaatcaatcttAAATTAGTTTCTTTTTAGAAATGCCAAAGAAGTTTTAATACACGGCCAACATAAAAGTAATTTTGCAAATAATTTGGAAAACCACTTTTTCGGTATTTCAAATGAGGGGGGGCTCGAGATGCTTTTTTGAGGACTATTCACAAGTTTAATTTTTCTTTCCCTCTTTTGTGAAGAAATCTCTTCTAAGAATTTGGCTGGTTTTTGATAAAGACAAACATatcaataaagaagaaaaaatgaagaCAAGAAACGATTATAGTAAAATAGCAAAAATTATCTAAATTAAGATTAAGCATgtctttattaattttttttttaagcaagagaTATATTAAAAAGAGAACCCAAGTTCTCAAAACTTGTTACAAAAAACGCAGATTGTGTACCGTCAGAAGAAAATTATACGCCAATTGAGTCTTACGACAAATAGAAGAGAGGATTCCTACTAaactcgtaaaaattacaattgggttGTATAATTTTCCCAACAGAAAGTCTCGTCTCAAGTAGATTGGTGTTAGGGAAGAACGTTGAAGATATGAGCATTCTTTTGGCTTGAAAATAATATCTTGATAGGTTTGTGGGAAACTCACTACTACGGATATGGTATTATCTCAATTGGTAAAGGGATTTAACCATGATTTCGTGGACGAGGTATAAAAGCATGTCATGGAAAGTGTGTCATTTTTTTCCGGTTGTTTTGCAAACCAAGGGAAAATTTAGAACTAGTCATGAGTTCAATCTCTAGAAACAacaattttttcttttcaacacttTTTCCATCAGTTTGATTTCAAAACCAAGGGAATAGATTGAGTATTTTTACCTCGGTTTGGGGAAACATTAGAGGATAAaacccttgtttattaatttgttttacCAAATTTTCATTTTAGCCTATATTTTTCTAAAACATAACCGAACCTTTACTATTTcgaaacaaataaaaatgaagtttttGAAATAGAGCAGAACCTAAACATAACCTAATCAGAACAAAACTAAAATGTCACACTACACATTCTGTTTTTACAACATAATTTAAACATATAAAAATGATTAAGCAACAACCAAAATGTGAATTCTTGAATGGACGTCCTCAAGACTTAATTTGTGAAAGGTAACTGATCATTAAAATCCAATAATTTGAATgacgaataaaaaaaattaggataaaacaacaacattaaatCTTCAACAATAACAATATCAATCATTCAATTTCAATAATATTGTATATTACAATGTCATAAAATATACACACTCCTTAGTTATCCCATATAAATTCGtacataaaaaatttgttttatttgggaTTCCATGATGAGTGGTTCATTCATGTAAGCTATTTTGCGAAGGTCAATCTATGTGAATCCAAACTCATTATTTTGTATATACCAATGTTCTTGTCAACCCACTTGCACTTAAATAAAGACACTTTAAATGTAACATAATATTCAATCTCCCAAATTTCCTTAATTACCTAAAATACGGTCTAGATGCCATTAGATGATTCTTAACTTTGGAACTAGGGAAGTACATGGATTCAACCTCAACCATACCCCTATTATTTTGTATGGTACTACGATTATCCTTAAATTTCGTATAGAATGgaattttctaattttatatGCACTCCAAGTTATTACATTAAACATAGGCATATATGACATCCACTAAATTGTCTCAAATGCACTCCTATCTTTAGAAATGCTTTCATTAAAACAATCTATAAAACACTTGTAACCTCTGTCAGTATCCATTTTTCACTCACCTTGGGGAATTTTTTCTTCATAAGTCTTTTGTGAGCGAATAAGTAAGGTTGGAACTTCATCAGcattattcaatatatacaaatgtCTTAGAAGAATTACATATCAGCTAATTGTCTTAAAATTTAAACCTTGAGTACCATTACCTTCAAATCTTCCATCATAGTGATACTTGGAAAATCCTATAGAGTCTGCTTCTAATAAATAGTTTGAATAGAACTCAAATGCTTATTCTAATATGTACCTTTAAACAATTGAAGCTTTTGGACGGTACTGATGATTCATCATATACCCTTTAAATATCATTAGGTGTCGCTCTTTCAAATACATGCACCTTAAATAAATTGGGCTACAAAATCTAATTTTCCTTATTAGATGAACAATTAAGTGAACCATAGTATAAATAATGATAGAGAGAAATAAACCTCTAATTGACAAAATATAATTGTAGCCTCATGTTCCAACTCATCTGAATTTTTTGGATCAATGATTTTATTACAAGTAGACTTGAAGAAAAAGCACAATCTAGTTATAGTTTCCTTTACTTAATTTGAGATATTTCATTAATACAAATTTCTTGACATTTGAAGAGTATCCTTGTGGAACTTTGATACCTCGCATACACTCACAAAAACTTTTTTTCTATATAGAGGGCGACATGTTGGGGGAAAATATGTTCTTTTACCAATTTCTTTTAGGGCTAACTATTGTCTTATACTCATTTCTACCATATGCAGATTAGCTTTCTTACCATCTTTTATCTTGCCATGAATGTAATTAAGTGATTGATCAAACTATCAAACACATTTTTCTCCACATGAATCATATCATGACAATGTCTTACACTTAAGAtagaccaatatggaagatcaaagaaCATTGATCtctttttccatatatttttctCCACATGACTTTTTTCGTTCCTTTTGAAAGACAACATTGATAAATATGTTATGTAGTTTATAAACTTCCTCCCGAGCTAAGAGCTTTGAAGAAATATCAAACTCACGTTCACCATTAAAAGCCTTCACCAATCTACAATATGGATGATTAGGTCTTAGAATTTTTTGATAACCAAGATAAACTGACTTTTTCCATTCTTTAGTTGGTGGAAGCATATTTCAGTTTCACATACATGACATAATTTATGTCCCTTAACATAGTATCCAAACAGATTACCATATGCAGGAAAATCATTGATTGTGCAAAACAACATGGCACACATCTTAAAATGTTCACATTAATatatcatcaacatcaacacctTCCTCCCACAAAAATTTTAAATCTCCAATTAATGGTTGTAGATAAACATGTATATTGTTTTCTAGTTGTTTTTGACGTGAAATCGTCATAAACATCATTATATATTTGCGCTTCATGCACAACCATGAAGATATGTTTTAAATTATGAGAAAATGTGCCATAAAGTATGGTTAATACTCAAATTACCAAACAGGTTCATTCAATCGATGACAAGTCCAAACATAAGGTTTCTTGGCTCGTAGCCAAAATTCAGAAACaacaaatcaattttcttcctttGTAAAGAATTAGCTAAATGGAAAATTTTTATATCACATATTCTTTCATCTACATGCCTTCTAATATAATTTGCATTATTAACATTAGCAAATAGTCTCTATAATATTGAAGTCACTAGAGGTATTATTTCATTGTCACTTTTACAAACTAcatctctctaatttcaataACTTGAATGTGACATTATTTTTCTTGTAGGTTCAATCACACCAGTGATTCTTATCGCAACACCAAAATGTCCATGCTCTCCACATCTCCTATATCTCGTTTAACCGCATATCTGAATCCATATCAATTCTATTATATAGGAATGATAACGAACCCAaaccaaacccgaacccaaaccaaAGGCTATTCGGATGGTAAAACAACACCCATGCCCACACCCCTTAAATTCgggtttattatatatatatatatatatatatatatatatatatatatatatatatatatatatatatatatatatatatatatatatatatatatatatatatatatatatatatatatatatatatatatatatgcgaagCTAAGCTCCGGCTAGGCTGGGCCATTGCCCAGGCTATGTTTCTAGAGAATTATATAGCATACCTATTGCATTTCAACATAGAGtagtttattaattttataataaagttCCACTAGTAATcttatcttattttattaattttaaacatCACTAGTACGTAGGATTTTATGAATACAATAGAACACCTATTTAAAAATCAAAACCACCTCccattattaatttaataaataattacacaTTTTAAAATATACGCTttgatcttattttattttttatacataaGTGATTatgagaaaatttaaaatttaactatAATTCATCGTATAACTATttgaatataaataatttaattagataatttttTACCATTATGGCAATttacaataattaatttattatattatcaaTTTAGTACTGAACAATAGGGCACTAATTTGggcaattttatataataaaaagattaaaaaatcaTTAAATTGAAATTTATGTTCTTCATGTAAAAGAATTGTTTCACAGTTAACATCCGTTGGTTATGAAGATGGTTCAAACGGAGAAATATTGAGTTAGCTTTGATGTTGCCGGTGTCGACAACATCTGTTGAAACACCTTTTTCAGCAATGAATATTATTATGTCTAATTTGCGCAATAAGATCAacgatgtgtggttcaatgaTTTGATGATGTGTTACACCGAGCaggagatattcaagtcacttgatgATATTTATATTATTCGAACATTTACTAAAAAGAAGTCTCAAAAAGAACATTTGCCTCGTGATTTTATATAACACGCTATTATAAGATTATGTtccatctcttttattttaaactatacTTTTATTGACAAAATGAAAAGTCTGTTTTATTTTGCCCAGACTTTAAAAATTTTCTGGCTTcgccactatatatatatatatatatatatatatatatatatatatatatatatatatatatatatatatatatatatatatatatatatatatatataagcgagtgtgattttgggtttcgggtgcgggttttacACTATCCAAACTCGCACGCGAAATATCGGATGACACCTGAATCCAAACCTAATTAACTCggattttcacccgttgacttgAGTTTTCGTTTGTTGACTCAGATTCGGGTGCGGATTTGAATATGCCTGCCATCACTATATTTATTTTGCTCCATCAGTCCGTACATCTTATTATATCAAAATATGAAATATATAACTTAGTTTTGGATTAGACTCGtttacattttaaattaataatataaattctgTTAGAGTATCTATAAAAGTACTGAAAGAGAATTAACAACCACGTGAAAGTGACGATGTATAAATGCATAATCAATAGCTCCAAACTCATCACCCTATATTTTCACTAGTTTGTTAGCAAGTTTTCCTATCATCAaactaattaatttctatttattCCTTCTATGTCAATCAACTGGTCAATTAATTAACTCTCATATTTAACACCATGCATGCTTCCCACACGGTTTAACTACCTTTATTTGGTCCAAATATTTTATCTCACGCAAAGCCACATTAATTGTTCAATTTTGTCATTTAAGAAAATCATTAGGGCTATATAATTTTGAGTGATATAAAACCAATTTTATCCCATGCAAAACAACATCTCAATAAGAAGTATATGTTTACGATGGCAAAAACCACTGCTTCACTTGTTCTACTTATCATTTGTATGGCATTAATTCTGAATGGCTATAGCGTCGT
Encoded proteins:
- the LOC131654983 gene encoding vegetative cell wall protein gp1-like; this encodes MAKTSASVFLVVLVVALFLNGYNAAESVQGGYEPAPPKADQPPPPTADQPPPAPPKADQPPPAPPSGQKPCFFGICPIFNCGAFCFGIGYATGECTLVIRCCCS